The following proteins come from a genomic window of Triticum aestivum cultivar Chinese Spring chromosome 6A, IWGSC CS RefSeq v2.1, whole genome shotgun sequence:
- the LOC123129010 gene encoding probable protein S-acyltransferase 15, translating into MARRRGVAAAVAAAATSPALVAAVSLMALVYYYTVFVLLNHWLGLGTTAGAAHAAAFSLLLAACFFSFLCAAAADPGSVPSAFSPDAEDPQGQGLKSRYCDKCCINKPARTHHCKVCKRCILKMDHHCVWINNCVGYANYKAFIICVLNATIGSLYSLVIFVCDLLRTEHDFSILYVKIIHILAGVVLFSLCLTIGSLLCWHIYLICHNMTTIEYREAVRAKWLAKKSGQNYRHRFDQGTRKNIQMIMGPNVFCWLCPTATGHLKDGTEFQNTNN; encoded by the exons ATGGCGCGCAGGAGGGGCGTcgccgcggcggtggcggcggccgcgaCCTCCCCGGCCCTCGTGGCGGCCGTCTCCTTGATGGCACTGGTGTACTACTACACGGTGTTCGTCTTGCTGAACCACTGGCTCGGCCTCGGCACGACGGCCGGCGCCGCCCACGCGGccgccttctccctcctcctcgccgcctgtttcttctccttcctctgcgccGCGGCCGCCGATCCCGGATCCGTGCCCTCTGCCTTCTCCCCCGACGCCGAGGACCCGCAGGGACAG ggactgaaatcaaggTATTGTGACAAGTGTTGCATCAACAAGCCTGCTCGAACCCACCATTGTAAGGTCTGCAAAAGGTGTATTCTGAAAATG GATCACCACTGTGTTTGGATTAACAACTGTGTGGGCTATGCAAATTACAAAGCCTTTATCATCTGCGTCCTGAATGCAACCATTGGGTCCCTTTATTCATTG GTGATATTTGTATGTGATCTTCTACGAACAGAGCATGACTTTAGTATTCTTTATGTGAAGATCATCCAT ATCTTGGCTGGTGTTGTCTTATTCTCCTTGTGCTTGACAATAGGTTCTTTGTTATGCTGGCACATCTATCTCATATGTCATAACATGACAACCATAGAG TATCGAGAAGCAGTTAGAGCGAAGTGGCTTGCAAAAAAGAGTGGACAGAATTACCGCCACCGGTTTGATCAGGGCACGAGGAAGAATATTCAAATG ATCATGGGCCCAAACGTTTTCTGCTGGCTTTGCCCCACTGCGACAGGACATCTTAAGGATGGCACCGAGTTCCAGAATACGAACAACTGA